CATAATAGCTTCTTCATTGAAATTTTCTTGACTGAATTCTCCAGTGATTCTTGAATCGCTTAATACTAGAATTCTATCAGAAATAGCCATAATTTCTGGAAGTTCTGAAGAAACAACTACGAGTCCCAATCCATCTTTTGCTAAATTATTTATTAGATGATAAATCTCATTTTTTGCATTTACATCAATGCCACGTGTTGGTTCATCTAGAAATAATATTTTTGGTGTCGTAGCAAGCCATTTAGAAAGCACTACTTTTTGTTGATTTCCACCACTCAAATTTCCTGAAAGTTGTTTCTCTGAAGGCGTTTTAATTTTAAGAGCTTCAATATATTTTTTAGATAAAAGTGCTTCAAGTTTAGAGTTTAAAAATCCACTTTTTACCACGTCGTTAATACTTGCCATACTAACGTTTTTTGATATTTCCATTTGTAATACCAAACCATCTTCTTTTCGGTCTTCAGGTACTAAGCCCATACCATTTTTAATGGCGTCCATTACCGATTTGATTCGGACTTGTTTGTTTTCAATAAATACAGAACCTGACATGATATTAGCATGCAATCCAAAAAGTGTTTCTAATAATTCTGTTCTTCCTGCACCCATTAAGCCAAATACTCCAAGAACTTCTCCCTTTTTAACACAAAAATTAATATCCTTTATTAAATAAGATGATTTACTTGTGATTTTTGGAAGCGATATATTTTCTACTCTAAGAACCTCTTCTCCAAAGGGAACAGTTTCTTTTTTATACATGTTTTTAATGTCCCTACCCACCATTAATCGGATAAGGTCGTCCTTTTTTGCATCTTGAACATTTTCTATACTTCCAACAATTTTCCCATCTCGTAAACCTATAAATCGGTCTGCAATTAAAAAAAGTTCATCTAATTTGTGAGAGATATATAAAATGGAAACATTGTCTTTTTTAAGCGATGCAATAATTTTAAATAGTGATTCAACCTCGGTATCTGAAATCGCCGATGTTGGTTCATCCATAATAACCAATTTAGCTTCTTCTAATAACGCCTTGGCTATTTCTATAAGTTGTTGTTCACCTACTCTAAGTTCAGAAACCAATGTTTTAGGGTTCAAATTACAATCCAAACGAGTTAGTAGCTCTTTAGTTTTGTTGTTCATTTGTTTAGAATCTAAGATTCCGAACACATTGTGTAGTTCTCTACCTAAAAATATATTTTCAGTAATGCTTAAATAAGGAATTAAATTTAATTCTTGATGAATAATAGCAATACCTTTTTGCATGGCATCTTTTGGGTTGCTAAAATTCACTTCTTCATTATTTAACAGAAGCCTCCCTTCATAATCTGGATATACTCCAGATAAAATTTTCATCAATGTCGATTTTCCTGCGCCATTTTCCCCAACAATCACATTCACTTTTCCTGTATGAACGTCAAGGTTTACATCGCTTAAAGCGATAACACCTCCAAATTTCTTAGTTATATTTTTGGCTTGTAATAATATGTTTGGTTGGTTTTCCACGATTTTAATTATTGAATTTTATAATAAGTGGAATTACTTTTAATGCTTGCAAATTAGGAGACTTGGTATTTACTTTAACGGCACCTTTAAAATATAACGTATCACCTTCCTTTACTTTTTGTTTGAAAGGTGGAACAATAGTTTCCCTTACGATATTGTTAAGCTCAACAGAAATAGTATTGAAGTCCATCGTATTTTGAAAACTTCCAATATCTGCTAAACCACTTCCGTCTCTAATGGCATTTCCAAAAATAAAATCGGTTGCTATTCGTATTTGTTGTTTGCTATCATCATCAATTGCTACCAAAACATCTTCTTCTTCAATAGCAATAACTGTAGCATTGCCATCAATAATAAAATTGTAATCATTGCTAATTCCAAGTTTTTTTCCTTTTTGTTCACAATATTTTTCCACACCTTTAGTAATATCTGCTAGAAATTCTGAAACATTAATAGCTGGGAGAGTTTCAATATTATTAGACATAAAATCGGTTGCCAAAGTTTTGGCATCAAAAACGCTGGTGCTTTGTTCTTCTTTAACTTTATCTAATGGCTCAAAATAAACAGCATTGTAAAGT
The genomic region above belongs to Mariniflexile litorale and contains:
- a CDS encoding ATP-binding cassette domain-containing protein — encoded protein: MENQPNILLQAKNITKKFGGVIALSDVNLDVHTGKVNVIVGENGAGKSTLMKILSGVYPDYEGRLLLNNEEVNFSNPKDAMQKGIAIIHQELNLIPYLSITENIFLGRELHNVFGILDSKQMNNKTKELLTRLDCNLNPKTLVSELRVGEQQLIEIAKALLEEAKLVIMDEPTSAISDTEVESLFKIIASLKKDNVSILYISHKLDELFLIADRFIGLRDGKIVGSIENVQDAKKDDLIRLMVGRDIKNMYKKETVPFGEEVLRVENISLPKITSKSSYLIKDINFCVKKGEVLGVFGLMGAGRTELLETLFGLHANIMSGSVFIENKQVRIKSVMDAIKNGMGLVPEDRKEDGLVLQMEISKNVSMASINDVVKSGFLNSKLEALLSKKYIEALKIKTPSEKQLSGNLSGGNQQKVVLSKWLATTPKILFLDEPTRGIDVNAKNEIYHLINNLAKDGLGLVVVSSELPEIMAISDRILVLSDSRITGEFSQENFNEEAIMKAAII
- a CDS encoding DUF2291 family protein; translation: MKKPVKYIVIVVILVLSLYNAVYFEPLDKVKEEQSTSVFDAKTLATDFMSNNIETLPAINVSEFLADITKGVEKYCEQKGKKLGISNDYNFIIDGNATVIAIEEEDVLVAIDDDSKQQIRIATDFIFGNAIRDGSGLADIGSFQNTMDFNTISVELNNIVRETIVPPFKQKVKEGDTLYFKGAVKVNTKSPNLQALKVIPLIIKFNN